A window from Drosophila yakuba strain Tai18E2 chromosome 3L, Prin_Dyak_Tai18E2_2.1, whole genome shotgun sequence encodes these proteins:
- the LOC6534306 gene encoding integral membrane protein GPR155 isoform X2 translates to MDSSMYYARQRIAATTEANVRVITATMASSLANGTAAPRADDGGVSMNNFYPALVQCFGIIICGYIAGRFKIISNAETKGLGTFVGTFALPSLIFLSLVELNWSAVNWSFLLAMLVSKAVVFFAVLIISLLVARPLNYARGGLMAIFCTQSNDFAIGYPIVMALYKDVHPEYASYLYLMAPISLAILNPVGLVLMEISKIIKNKEDVTRNPPLCPETCPAEQMSKRNRCLGERTILVFNTLVALFFNPLLLMTLLGVAGGFLFPHGLPEMVSSTLRVLGQSFSATALFLLGLKIVGGAGSERKSTGFLLPGVLILVKILVLPLVIRQTVNIMQSGQNFNDTTELSTFGFLYGTFPAAPGAFVIATQYNMEVELVARSMVFCTFISAPLMFISAKMISLTNLKPLDYLHELDAFSFDISVAGAAACCIMLALLIVTKRFKRMPQRITFCLVLSQLMCCIGVILWSKMEHVHRWPLYLQFLLFNIGTYSTRLWTGLLAISLLFLQCRSLCFVLKLWPYMLVFAWGVPAVLSALLIAFDSNVMSGEKHNPSFQYGNAQAAISVFMLVMCFIVTVGCLVLHQRYKKRYEKYMTYSQTSDLHSTISTTNLLSNTDQSSIRQSVRTASYSSSSDDEDMIPTAAGLPSSRSNGNVSGGAGSGGGGCGSGNGTCCSGGAQVNHSSTTSTVVVDIEDLLNRTRQRASGANNKDLNKIESAPATEEIRNQMCSSSFNCGPSTSRQSCQTIIERYEDQNRRGLEPLEHPSDSDEHQTLKHTVLLIILLCSMFVGLAVSIWTLVMEGMSGIYLELSFLDAFLNFGQGLIVLAVFITDIGELLMPVVKLWRKLWYGANVVSLPHWSNVRPETKHICEQFRNHHLENCKKDIAKDRRWRIRVYRRVFYGTEFVSWLIEVGLSKDRMEAVHYARHLVDGRVLRHINNVYHFEDKLLLYNFCSRI, encoded by the exons TTACATTGCCGGACGCTTCAAGATCATCAGCAATGCGGAAACCAAGGGTCTGGGCACGTTCGTGGGCACCTTCGCCCTGCCCTCGCTGATCTTCCTGTCCCTGGTGGAGCTCAACTGGAGCGCTGTGAACTGGAGTTTCCTTCTGGCCATGCTCGTCTCCAAGGCGGTGGTCTTCTTCGCCGTGCTGATCATCTCGCTGCTGGTTGCCAGGCCCCTGAACTACGCCCGCGGTGGCCTGATGGCTATATTCTGCACCCAGAGCAATGACTTCGCTATCGGCTATCCCATAG TTATGGCTCTCTATAAGGATGTGCATCCGGAATATGCCTCGTATCTGTACCTGATGGCTCCCATCTCACTGGCTATTCTGAATCCAGTTGGTCTGGTCCTAATGGAGATCTCTAAGATCATTAAGAATAAGGAGGATGTG ACCCGCAATCCACCACTCTGTCCAGAAACTTGTCCCGCGGAGCAGATGTCCAAGCGAAATCGCTGCCTGGGTGAACGGACTATTCTGGTTTTTAACACCCTTGTTGCATTGTTCTTCAACCCGCTACTGCTGATGACCTTGCTGGGTGTTGCAGGAGGCTTCCTGTTTCCCCATGGTCTGCCCGAAATGGTGTCTAGTACGTTGCGTGTGCTTGGCCAGAGCTTCTCGGCAACAGCCTTGTTCCTGCTTGGTCTGAAGATCGTAGGGGGGGCAGGATCCGAACGAAAGAGCACAGGGTTTCTGTTGCCTGGTGTTCTTATACTGGTTAAAAT ATTGGTGCTACCGCTCGTTATCCGACAGACGGTAAACATTATGCAGTCTGGCCAGAACTTCAACGACACCACCGAGCTGAGCACCTTCGGCTTTCTCTACGGCACCTTTCCAGCTGCCCCCGGGGCTTTCGTCATTGCGACACAATACAACATGGAGGTTGAATTG GTTGCTCGAAGTATGGTTTTCTGTACATTCATCTCAGCACCGCTGATGTTTATATCAGCCAAAATGATATCGCTGACGAACCTGAAGCCTCTGGACTATCTCCATGAACTCGATGCCTTTTCGTTTGACATCAGCGTGGCCGGCGCTGCTGCCTGTTGTATCATGCTGGCATTGTTGATCGTGACGAAGCGCTTTAAGCGAATGCCCCAGAGAATAACTTTCTGTCTGGTGCTTTCTCAG CTCATGTGCTGCATAGGAGTAATCCTCTGGTCGAAGATGGAGCACGTGCACCGTTGGCCTTTGTACCTTCAGTTTCTTCTGTTTAATATTGGCACCTACAGCACTCGTCTGTGGACTGGCCTTTTAGCCATTTCACTACTCTTCCTGCAGTGTCGCAGCTTGTGCTTCGTGCTAAAACTATGGCCCTATATG CTGGTGTTCGCCTGGGGTGTGCCTGCCGTGTTATCAGCCCTTTTAATTGCCTTCGACTCGAATGTTATGTCGGGAGAGAAACACAATCCGAGCTTTCAGTACGGCAATGCTCAGGCAGCCATCTCTGTTTTCATGCTCGTTATGTGCTTTATAG TAACCGTTGGCTGTTTGGTGCTGCATCAGCGATATAAGAAACGCTACGAAAAGTACATGACCTATTCAC AAACATCCGATCTGCACTCGACTATATCAACGACTAATCTGCTGAGCAATACGGATCAATCCTCCATCAGGCAAAGCGTTCGCACAGCCTCATATTCGTCTTCATCCGACGATGAGGATATGATACCAACAGCTGCAGGATTGCCAAGCAGTAGGTCGAATGGTAATGTCAgtggaggagcaggatcagGCGGAGGAGGTTGTGGTTCTGGCAATGGAACCTGCTGTTCGGGAGGAGCGCAGGTGAACCATTCCTCAACAACCAGCACCGTGGTTGTCGACATTGAGGATCTGTTGAATCGCACACGACAACGAGCCAGTGGTGCCAACAATAAAGATCTTAACAAGATCGAAAGTGCCCCTGCCACAGAAGA AATTCGCAACCAAATGTGCAGCAGCTCCTTTAACTGCGGTCCTAGTACCTCGCGTCAAAGTTGTCAGACTATTATCGAGCGATATGAGGACCAGAACAGACGTGGGCTTGAGCCCCTAGAACACCCGAGCGACTCTGATGAACACCAAACTTTGAAGCATACAGTCCTCTTGATCATTTTGCTGTGCTCAATGTTTGTCGGTCTCGCAGTGTCCATTTGGACTTTGGTCATGGAGGGAATGTCGGGCATATATCTGGAACTGAGCTTCCTCGATGCTTTCCTAAACTTTGGACAAGGTCTGATTGTGTTGGCCGTGTTCATTACCGACATTGGCGAACTTCTAATGCCAGTTGTGAAACTATGGCGCAAGTTATG GTATGGAGCCAATGTGGTCAGTCTACCGCACTGGTCGAACGTACGGCCCGAAACTAAGCATATTTGTGAACAATTCCGCAATCATCACTTGGAGAACTGCAAAAAGGATATTGCAAAGGACCGAAG GTGGCGCATTCGAGTGTATCGCAGGGTGTTCTACGGCACCGAGTTCGTCAGCTGGCTCATTGAGGTGGGTCTGTCCAAGGATCGAATGGAGGCTGTGCACTATGCCCGACATCTGGTCGATGGCCGGGTCTTACGACACATCAACAACGTTTATCACTTCGAGGATAAGCTGCTGCTGTATAATTTCTGCAGTCGCATATAG
- the LOC6534306 gene encoding integral membrane protein GPR155 isoform X3, with product MDSSMYYARQRIAATTEANVRVITATMASSLANGTAAPRADDGGVSMNNFYPALVQCFGIIICGYIAGRFKIISNAETKGLGTFVGTFALPSLIFLSLVELNWSAVNWSFLLAMLVSKAVVFFAVLIISLLVARPLNYARGGLMAIFCTQSNDFAIGYPIVMALYKDVHPEYASYLYLMAPISLAILNPVGLVLMEISKIIKNKEDVTRNPPLCPETCPAEQMSKRNRCLGERTILVFNTLVALFFNPLLLMTLLGVAGGFLFPHGLPEMVSSTLRVLGQSFSATALFLLGLKIVGGAGSERKSTGFLLPGVLILVKILVLPLVIRQTVNIMQSGQNFNDTTELSTFGFLYGTFPAAPGAFVIATQYNMEVELVARSMVFCTFISAPLMFISAKMISLTNLKPLDYLHELDAFSFDISVAGAAACCIMLALLIVTKRFKRMPQRITFCLVLSQLMCCIGVILWSKMEHVHRWPLYLQFLLFNIGTYSTRLWTGLLAISLLFLQCRSLCFVLKLWPYMLVFAWGVPAVLSALLIAFDSNVMSGEKHNPSFQYGNAQAAISVFMLVMCFIVTVGCLVLHQRYKKRYEKYMTYSRELSNPESETSDLHSTISTTNLLSNTDQSSIRQSVRTASYSSSSDDEDMIPTAAGLPSSRSNGNVSGGAGSGGGGCGSGNGTCCSGGAQVNHSSTTSTVVVDIEDLLNRTRQRASGANNKDLNKIESAPATEEIRNQMCSSSFNCGPSTSRQSCQTIIERYEDQNRRGLEPLEHPSDSDEHQTLKHTVLLIILLCSMFVGLAVSIWTLVMEGMSGIYLELSFLDAFLNFGQGLIVLAVFITDIGELLMPVVKLWRKLWYGANVVSLPHWSNVRPETKHICEQFRNHHLENCKKDIAKDRRIVSSDRNSHLDDNNF from the exons TTACATTGCCGGACGCTTCAAGATCATCAGCAATGCGGAAACCAAGGGTCTGGGCACGTTCGTGGGCACCTTCGCCCTGCCCTCGCTGATCTTCCTGTCCCTGGTGGAGCTCAACTGGAGCGCTGTGAACTGGAGTTTCCTTCTGGCCATGCTCGTCTCCAAGGCGGTGGTCTTCTTCGCCGTGCTGATCATCTCGCTGCTGGTTGCCAGGCCCCTGAACTACGCCCGCGGTGGCCTGATGGCTATATTCTGCACCCAGAGCAATGACTTCGCTATCGGCTATCCCATAG TTATGGCTCTCTATAAGGATGTGCATCCGGAATATGCCTCGTATCTGTACCTGATGGCTCCCATCTCACTGGCTATTCTGAATCCAGTTGGTCTGGTCCTAATGGAGATCTCTAAGATCATTAAGAATAAGGAGGATGTG ACCCGCAATCCACCACTCTGTCCAGAAACTTGTCCCGCGGAGCAGATGTCCAAGCGAAATCGCTGCCTGGGTGAACGGACTATTCTGGTTTTTAACACCCTTGTTGCATTGTTCTTCAACCCGCTACTGCTGATGACCTTGCTGGGTGTTGCAGGAGGCTTCCTGTTTCCCCATGGTCTGCCCGAAATGGTGTCTAGTACGTTGCGTGTGCTTGGCCAGAGCTTCTCGGCAACAGCCTTGTTCCTGCTTGGTCTGAAGATCGTAGGGGGGGCAGGATCCGAACGAAAGAGCACAGGGTTTCTGTTGCCTGGTGTTCTTATACTGGTTAAAAT ATTGGTGCTACCGCTCGTTATCCGACAGACGGTAAACATTATGCAGTCTGGCCAGAACTTCAACGACACCACCGAGCTGAGCACCTTCGGCTTTCTCTACGGCACCTTTCCAGCTGCCCCCGGGGCTTTCGTCATTGCGACACAATACAACATGGAGGTTGAATTG GTTGCTCGAAGTATGGTTTTCTGTACATTCATCTCAGCACCGCTGATGTTTATATCAGCCAAAATGATATCGCTGACGAACCTGAAGCCTCTGGACTATCTCCATGAACTCGATGCCTTTTCGTTTGACATCAGCGTGGCCGGCGCTGCTGCCTGTTGTATCATGCTGGCATTGTTGATCGTGACGAAGCGCTTTAAGCGAATGCCCCAGAGAATAACTTTCTGTCTGGTGCTTTCTCAG CTCATGTGCTGCATAGGAGTAATCCTCTGGTCGAAGATGGAGCACGTGCACCGTTGGCCTTTGTACCTTCAGTTTCTTCTGTTTAATATTGGCACCTACAGCACTCGTCTGTGGACTGGCCTTTTAGCCATTTCACTACTCTTCCTGCAGTGTCGCAGCTTGTGCTTCGTGCTAAAACTATGGCCCTATATG CTGGTGTTCGCCTGGGGTGTGCCTGCCGTGTTATCAGCCCTTTTAATTGCCTTCGACTCGAATGTTATGTCGGGAGAGAAACACAATCCGAGCTTTCAGTACGGCAATGCTCAGGCAGCCATCTCTGTTTTCATGCTCGTTATGTGCTTTATAG TAACCGTTGGCTGTTTGGTGCTGCATCAGCGATATAAGAAACGCTACGAAAAGTACATGACCTATTCACGTGAGTTGTCCAATCCGGAGTCGG AAACATCCGATCTGCACTCGACTATATCAACGACTAATCTGCTGAGCAATACGGATCAATCCTCCATCAGGCAAAGCGTTCGCACAGCCTCATATTCGTCTTCATCCGACGATGAGGATATGATACCAACAGCTGCAGGATTGCCAAGCAGTAGGTCGAATGGTAATGTCAgtggaggagcaggatcagGCGGAGGAGGTTGTGGTTCTGGCAATGGAACCTGCTGTTCGGGAGGAGCGCAGGTGAACCATTCCTCAACAACCAGCACCGTGGTTGTCGACATTGAGGATCTGTTGAATCGCACACGACAACGAGCCAGTGGTGCCAACAATAAAGATCTTAACAAGATCGAAAGTGCCCCTGCCACAGAAGA AATTCGCAACCAAATGTGCAGCAGCTCCTTTAACTGCGGTCCTAGTACCTCGCGTCAAAGTTGTCAGACTATTATCGAGCGATATGAGGACCAGAACAGACGTGGGCTTGAGCCCCTAGAACACCCGAGCGACTCTGATGAACACCAAACTTTGAAGCATACAGTCCTCTTGATCATTTTGCTGTGCTCAATGTTTGTCGGTCTCGCAGTGTCCATTTGGACTTTGGTCATGGAGGGAATGTCGGGCATATATCTGGAACTGAGCTTCCTCGATGCTTTCCTAAACTTTGGACAAGGTCTGATTGTGTTGGCCGTGTTCATTACCGACATTGGCGAACTTCTAATGCCAGTTGTGAAACTATGGCGCAAGTTATG GTATGGAGCCAATGTGGTCAGTCTACCGCACTGGTCGAACGTACGGCCCGAAACTAAGCATATTTGTGAACAATTCCGCAATCATCACTTGGAGAACTGCAAAAAGGATATTGCAAAGGACCGAAG AATAGTAAGCAGCGATAGGAATAGTCATTTGGATGACAATAATTTTTAG
- the LOC6534305 gene encoding prostaglandin D2 receptor isoform X1 has product METTTPVLDLLMLHDTTTTVAPPLYGNRNRLIIGAIIMVLGVFGNSLALFILARKKLNKNSKYTLMLRCLATNNLVALLGMLTTTLLKMYLSKEVLQSFIRLDCVGLVVWRFFGLSSGCIAAVMAAERWMALARPFIYHKHITYELIRKSINSILMIAVVITFLPFVGFGAYIDESNPEQLKCIRYRDAPGVWNKSYAVLFMVFGTLLCIVIVACNLFVAHTLLCVIGRSRTAKRHMHYDLVSRDKSSAISIDPESSSGTTLYQTQLSTGSGNSHRNVQPTRQYRHSVSVTMAATDSSPVEIKFAKLMAFLSISFVICWMPQMIAIPLAIAPNRVPASNKFFIIADVLTALHFTSDPYVYVLSRSKSINWSLLGCIKRWRSGWRPGGLRRSQSDQSRMRTTMTEANTLEFN; this is encoded by the exons ATGGAAACCACAACACCTGTGCTGGACCTGTTGATGCTGCATGACACCACAACTACTGTGGCGCCTCCGCTCTatgggaatcggaatcgcCTGATTATTGGGGCAATCATCATGGTTTTGGGCGTTTTTGGCAACTCGCTGGCCCTTTTCATTTTGGCGCGCAAGAAGctcaacaaaaacagcaaatacACGCTCATGTTGCG TTGCCTGGCCACCAACAACCTGGTGGCGCTGCTGGGAATGCTGACCACAACGCTGCTGAAAATGTATCTCTCGAAGGAGGTGCTGCAGTCCTTCATCCGCCTGGATTGCGTGGGACTCGTGGTGTGGCGCTTCTTTGGCCTCAGCTCCGGGTGCATTGCAGCAGTTATGGCGGCGGAGAGATGGATGGCCCTGGCCAGACCCTTCATCTACCACAAG CACATTACCTACGAGCTCATTCGCAAGAGCATCAACAGCATTCTGATGATCGCCGTGGTGATCACGTTCCTGCCATTCGTTGGTTTTGGTGCATACATCGATGAGTCCAATCCGGAACAGCTAAAGTGCATTCGATACCGCGATGCGCCGGGAGTGTGGAACAAGTCGTATGCGGTGCTCTTTATGGTCTTCG GCACCCTGCTGTGCATCGTGATCGTGGCCTGCAACCTCTTCGTGGCCCACACCTTGCTCTGTGTGATCGGCAGGAGTCGCACGGCCAAGCGGCACATGCATTACGACCTTGTTTCCAGGGACAAGAGCAGCGCCATCAGCATCGATCCCGAGAGCAGCAGCGGCACCACGCTCTATCAGACGCAACTGAGCACCGGAAGCGGAAACAGCCATCGCAATGTCCAGCCGACGAGGCAGTACAGGCACAGCGTTAGTGTCACGATGGCGGCCACCGACTCCTCGCCGGTGGAGATCAAGTTCGCCAAGCTAATGGCGTTCCTCAGTATCTCTTTCGTCATCTGCTGGATGCCCCAGATG ATCGCCATCCCGTTGGCCATAGCTCCAAATCGGGTGCCCGCATCGAATAAGTTCTTCATCATCGCCGACGTGCTTACGGCCTTGCACTTCACCTCGGATCCGTATGTCTATGTGCTGAGTCGCTCCAAGTCCATCAACTGGTCCTTGCTGGGCTGCATCAAACGCTGGAGGAGCGGATGGCGTCCAGGTGGACTCCGTCGATCACAGAGCGACCAGAGCCGCATGCGCACGACGATGACGGAGGCGAATACCCTGGAGTTCAACTGA
- the LOC6534305 gene encoding prostaglandin D2 receptor isoform X2 codes for MAICCLATNNLVALLGMLTTTLLKMYLSKEVLQSFIRLDCVGLVVWRFFGLSSGCIAAVMAAERWMALARPFIYHKHITYELIRKSINSILMIAVVITFLPFVGFGAYIDESNPEQLKCIRYRDAPGVWNKSYAVLFMVFGTLLCIVIVACNLFVAHTLLCVIGRSRTAKRHMHYDLVSRDKSSAISIDPESSSGTTLYQTQLSTGSGNSHRNVQPTRQYRHSVSVTMAATDSSPVEIKFAKLMAFLSISFVICWMPQMIAIPLAIAPNRVPASNKFFIIADVLTALHFTSDPYVYVLSRSKSINWSLLGCIKRWRSGWRPGGLRRSQSDQSRMRTTMTEANTLEFN; via the exons ATGGCTATTTg TTGCCTGGCCACCAACAACCTGGTGGCGCTGCTGGGAATGCTGACCACAACGCTGCTGAAAATGTATCTCTCGAAGGAGGTGCTGCAGTCCTTCATCCGCCTGGATTGCGTGGGACTCGTGGTGTGGCGCTTCTTTGGCCTCAGCTCCGGGTGCATTGCAGCAGTTATGGCGGCGGAGAGATGGATGGCCCTGGCCAGACCCTTCATCTACCACAAG CACATTACCTACGAGCTCATTCGCAAGAGCATCAACAGCATTCTGATGATCGCCGTGGTGATCACGTTCCTGCCATTCGTTGGTTTTGGTGCATACATCGATGAGTCCAATCCGGAACAGCTAAAGTGCATTCGATACCGCGATGCGCCGGGAGTGTGGAACAAGTCGTATGCGGTGCTCTTTATGGTCTTCG GCACCCTGCTGTGCATCGTGATCGTGGCCTGCAACCTCTTCGTGGCCCACACCTTGCTCTGTGTGATCGGCAGGAGTCGCACGGCCAAGCGGCACATGCATTACGACCTTGTTTCCAGGGACAAGAGCAGCGCCATCAGCATCGATCCCGAGAGCAGCAGCGGCACCACGCTCTATCAGACGCAACTGAGCACCGGAAGCGGAAACAGCCATCGCAATGTCCAGCCGACGAGGCAGTACAGGCACAGCGTTAGTGTCACGATGGCGGCCACCGACTCCTCGCCGGTGGAGATCAAGTTCGCCAAGCTAATGGCGTTCCTCAGTATCTCTTTCGTCATCTGCTGGATGCCCCAGATG ATCGCCATCCCGTTGGCCATAGCTCCAAATCGGGTGCCCGCATCGAATAAGTTCTTCATCATCGCCGACGTGCTTACGGCCTTGCACTTCACCTCGGATCCGTATGTCTATGTGCTGAGTCGCTCCAAGTCCATCAACTGGTCCTTGCTGGGCTGCATCAAACGCTGGAGGAGCGGATGGCGTCCAGGTGGACTCCGTCGATCACAGAGCGACCAGAGCCGCATGCGCACGACGATGACGGAGGCGAATACCCTGGAGTTCAACTGA
- the LOC6534306 gene encoding integral membrane protein GPR155 isoform X1, which yields MDSSMYYARQRIAATTEANVRVITATMASSLANGTAAPRADDGGVSMNNFYPALVQCFGIIICGYIAGRFKIISNAETKGLGTFVGTFALPSLIFLSLVELNWSAVNWSFLLAMLVSKAVVFFAVLIISLLVARPLNYARGGLMAIFCTQSNDFAIGYPIVMALYKDVHPEYASYLYLMAPISLAILNPVGLVLMEISKIIKNKEDVTRNPPLCPETCPAEQMSKRNRCLGERTILVFNTLVALFFNPLLLMTLLGVAGGFLFPHGLPEMVSSTLRVLGQSFSATALFLLGLKIVGGAGSERKSTGFLLPGVLILVKILVLPLVIRQTVNIMQSGQNFNDTTELSTFGFLYGTFPAAPGAFVIATQYNMEVELVARSMVFCTFISAPLMFISAKMISLTNLKPLDYLHELDAFSFDISVAGAAACCIMLALLIVTKRFKRMPQRITFCLVLSQLMCCIGVILWSKMEHVHRWPLYLQFLLFNIGTYSTRLWTGLLAISLLFLQCRSLCFVLKLWPYMLVFAWGVPAVLSALLIAFDSNVMSGEKHNPSFQYGNAQAAISVFMLVMCFIVTVGCLVLHQRYKKRYEKYMTYSRELSNPESETSDLHSTISTTNLLSNTDQSSIRQSVRTASYSSSSDDEDMIPTAAGLPSSRSNGNVSGGAGSGGGGCGSGNGTCCSGGAQVNHSSTTSTVVVDIEDLLNRTRQRASGANNKDLNKIESAPATEEIRNQMCSSSFNCGPSTSRQSCQTIIERYEDQNRRGLEPLEHPSDSDEHQTLKHTVLLIILLCSMFVGLAVSIWTLVMEGMSGIYLELSFLDAFLNFGQGLIVLAVFITDIGELLMPVVKLWRKLWYGANVVSLPHWSNVRPETKHICEQFRNHHLENCKKDIAKDRRWRIRVYRRVFYGTEFVSWLIEVGLSKDRMEAVHYARHLVDGRVLRHINNVYHFEDKLLLYNFCSRI from the exons TTACATTGCCGGACGCTTCAAGATCATCAGCAATGCGGAAACCAAGGGTCTGGGCACGTTCGTGGGCACCTTCGCCCTGCCCTCGCTGATCTTCCTGTCCCTGGTGGAGCTCAACTGGAGCGCTGTGAACTGGAGTTTCCTTCTGGCCATGCTCGTCTCCAAGGCGGTGGTCTTCTTCGCCGTGCTGATCATCTCGCTGCTGGTTGCCAGGCCCCTGAACTACGCCCGCGGTGGCCTGATGGCTATATTCTGCACCCAGAGCAATGACTTCGCTATCGGCTATCCCATAG TTATGGCTCTCTATAAGGATGTGCATCCGGAATATGCCTCGTATCTGTACCTGATGGCTCCCATCTCACTGGCTATTCTGAATCCAGTTGGTCTGGTCCTAATGGAGATCTCTAAGATCATTAAGAATAAGGAGGATGTG ACCCGCAATCCACCACTCTGTCCAGAAACTTGTCCCGCGGAGCAGATGTCCAAGCGAAATCGCTGCCTGGGTGAACGGACTATTCTGGTTTTTAACACCCTTGTTGCATTGTTCTTCAACCCGCTACTGCTGATGACCTTGCTGGGTGTTGCAGGAGGCTTCCTGTTTCCCCATGGTCTGCCCGAAATGGTGTCTAGTACGTTGCGTGTGCTTGGCCAGAGCTTCTCGGCAACAGCCTTGTTCCTGCTTGGTCTGAAGATCGTAGGGGGGGCAGGATCCGAACGAAAGAGCACAGGGTTTCTGTTGCCTGGTGTTCTTATACTGGTTAAAAT ATTGGTGCTACCGCTCGTTATCCGACAGACGGTAAACATTATGCAGTCTGGCCAGAACTTCAACGACACCACCGAGCTGAGCACCTTCGGCTTTCTCTACGGCACCTTTCCAGCTGCCCCCGGGGCTTTCGTCATTGCGACACAATACAACATGGAGGTTGAATTG GTTGCTCGAAGTATGGTTTTCTGTACATTCATCTCAGCACCGCTGATGTTTATATCAGCCAAAATGATATCGCTGACGAACCTGAAGCCTCTGGACTATCTCCATGAACTCGATGCCTTTTCGTTTGACATCAGCGTGGCCGGCGCTGCTGCCTGTTGTATCATGCTGGCATTGTTGATCGTGACGAAGCGCTTTAAGCGAATGCCCCAGAGAATAACTTTCTGTCTGGTGCTTTCTCAG CTCATGTGCTGCATAGGAGTAATCCTCTGGTCGAAGATGGAGCACGTGCACCGTTGGCCTTTGTACCTTCAGTTTCTTCTGTTTAATATTGGCACCTACAGCACTCGTCTGTGGACTGGCCTTTTAGCCATTTCACTACTCTTCCTGCAGTGTCGCAGCTTGTGCTTCGTGCTAAAACTATGGCCCTATATG CTGGTGTTCGCCTGGGGTGTGCCTGCCGTGTTATCAGCCCTTTTAATTGCCTTCGACTCGAATGTTATGTCGGGAGAGAAACACAATCCGAGCTTTCAGTACGGCAATGCTCAGGCAGCCATCTCTGTTTTCATGCTCGTTATGTGCTTTATAG TAACCGTTGGCTGTTTGGTGCTGCATCAGCGATATAAGAAACGCTACGAAAAGTACATGACCTATTCACGTGAGTTGTCCAATCCGGAGTCGG AAACATCCGATCTGCACTCGACTATATCAACGACTAATCTGCTGAGCAATACGGATCAATCCTCCATCAGGCAAAGCGTTCGCACAGCCTCATATTCGTCTTCATCCGACGATGAGGATATGATACCAACAGCTGCAGGATTGCCAAGCAGTAGGTCGAATGGTAATGTCAgtggaggagcaggatcagGCGGAGGAGGTTGTGGTTCTGGCAATGGAACCTGCTGTTCGGGAGGAGCGCAGGTGAACCATTCCTCAACAACCAGCACCGTGGTTGTCGACATTGAGGATCTGTTGAATCGCACACGACAACGAGCCAGTGGTGCCAACAATAAAGATCTTAACAAGATCGAAAGTGCCCCTGCCACAGAAGA AATTCGCAACCAAATGTGCAGCAGCTCCTTTAACTGCGGTCCTAGTACCTCGCGTCAAAGTTGTCAGACTATTATCGAGCGATATGAGGACCAGAACAGACGTGGGCTTGAGCCCCTAGAACACCCGAGCGACTCTGATGAACACCAAACTTTGAAGCATACAGTCCTCTTGATCATTTTGCTGTGCTCAATGTTTGTCGGTCTCGCAGTGTCCATTTGGACTTTGGTCATGGAGGGAATGTCGGGCATATATCTGGAACTGAGCTTCCTCGATGCTTTCCTAAACTTTGGACAAGGTCTGATTGTGTTGGCCGTGTTCATTACCGACATTGGCGAACTTCTAATGCCAGTTGTGAAACTATGGCGCAAGTTATG GTATGGAGCCAATGTGGTCAGTCTACCGCACTGGTCGAACGTACGGCCCGAAACTAAGCATATTTGTGAACAATTCCGCAATCATCACTTGGAGAACTGCAAAAAGGATATTGCAAAGGACCGAAG GTGGCGCATTCGAGTGTATCGCAGGGTGTTCTACGGCACCGAGTTCGTCAGCTGGCTCATTGAGGTGGGTCTGTCCAAGGATCGAATGGAGGCTGTGCACTATGCCCGACATCTGGTCGATGGCCGGGTCTTACGACACATCAACAACGTTTATCACTTCGAGGATAAGCTGCTGCTGTATAATTTCTGCAGTCGCATATAG